A region from the Cellvibrio sp. PSBB006 genome encodes:
- a CDS encoding transposase, whose product MTKQTRKKYTPEYKLEAIALVRDQGFSIGEAAAHLDINHNMLRRWLKEHEAQPFSDYQGKAGMTPEQKRIRELEKQVRELQLDNDILKKASSYFAKHMR is encoded by the coding sequence CCTGAATACAAACTTGAAGCCATCGCCCTGGTTCGCGATCAAGGCTTCAGTATAGGTGAGGCAGCGGCCCATCTGGATATCAATCACAATATGCTACGCCGCTGGCTAAAAGAGCATGAAGCTCAGCCTTTTAGTGATTACCAGGGAAAAGCCGGGATGACCCCCGAGCAAAAACGTATCCGTGAACTTGAAAAACAAGTGCGCGAGCTACAGTTGGATAATGATATTTTAAAAAAAGCCAGCAGCTACTTCGCGAAGCATATGCGGTGA
- a CDS encoding IS3 family transposase, whose translation MRFAFIREHASRCRVKHLCRMLSVSRSRYYEWLGQQQDKPDPEQQRFETCMRALFVESNSSMGSRRMARRLQAQGFAAGRYRVRRLMKKLGLVVKQKRKFRITTNSNHKLPVAENILDRQFNPVTPNQAWAADITYIWTAEGWLYLAVVIDLYSRRVVGWCMDKRQTKSLVIRALMMAVNMRKPSAGLIHHSDRGSQYASLKYQTSLKQHGIVCSMSRKGNCWDNAVVERFFSSLKREWIRDNLYRHREDAIRDVRAYIVTWYNSRRPHSTLGYKSPIEFEKCA comes from the coding sequence GTGAGATTTGCGTTTATCCGAGAGCATGCTTCGCGCTGCCGGGTAAAACACTTGTGTCGCATGCTAAGTGTCAGTCGCAGTCGTTATTACGAGTGGCTGGGACAGCAACAGGATAAGCCTGATCCGGAACAGCAGAGGTTTGAAACCTGCATGCGCGCATTGTTTGTTGAATCCAACAGCAGCATGGGCAGCAGACGCATGGCGCGGCGATTACAGGCACAAGGTTTTGCGGCGGGGCGGTATCGGGTACGACGACTGATGAAAAAGCTGGGGCTGGTAGTTAAACAGAAGCGTAAGTTTCGTATTACCACCAACAGCAACCATAAATTGCCGGTAGCGGAGAATATACTTGATCGGCAGTTCAATCCGGTTACACCGAATCAAGCCTGGGCTGCAGACATTACTTATATTTGGACAGCAGAAGGATGGCTGTACCTGGCGGTGGTGATTGACCTGTATTCGCGGCGGGTTGTTGGCTGGTGCATGGATAAACGGCAAACGAAATCGCTGGTGATTCGCGCATTGATGATGGCGGTGAATATGCGCAAGCCATCGGCGGGACTCATTCACCATTCGGATCGTGGTTCGCAATATGCGAGCCTGAAGTATCAGACTTCATTGAAGCAGCACGGTATTGTGTGTTCCATGAGCCGCAAGGGAAATTGTTGGGACAATGCTGTTGTGGAGCGCTTCTTTAGCAGCCTGAAACGGGAGTGGATCAGGGATAATTTGTATCGCCATCGAGAAGATGCAATTCGGGATGTGCGAGCTTATATTGTGACCTGGTATAACTCGCGAAGACCACATTCAACTCTGGGCTACAAAAGCCCGATTGAATTTGAAAAGTGTGCTTAA
- a CDS encoding PQQ-dependent sugar dehydrogenase produces the protein MTILTQNKCFLPLLFILLLLAGCGGSSGSDDNPDPEPPPPQNPNPPSEDAGLDARPANTTCLAPEPPSTDSSIQLTRVFNDLSFTRAVGLLHEPGNDNRWYVIEQAGRVRVFDNAASTNLRTFIDIQARVDDGPNEAGLLAMAFHPSFASNGEVFLYYIRDEDGARSRDTLSRFTSSDGGQTLDANSEEILLSIEHPYDNHYGGQLGFDSDGYLYLSLGDGGSGGDPGNRAQTTSTLFGSMLRFDVDGDAPYTIPESNPFAGNALCTNLDGTNDAGTNCPEIFAWGLRNPWRWSFDSATGEIWLADVGQNEIEEVNRIALGGNYGWRLREGDQCYNPSTNCGTAGLIDPVAVIPQPDAQSITGGYVYRGNDIPGLVGQYVVADFVTGRLWTLEEDGEGQFALVLLEETGMNIASFAEDMASELYLVTHNGQIHRLDPAGSASDNFPRLLSQTGCVDATDPTQPASGLIPYTVNAPFWSDGADKQRWLALPDNTTITINGDHDWEFPNGSVLVKNFHLNERLIETRLFMRHDDGQWAGYSYEWNESGTDADLVLGGKVVDVEGQSWIYPSSSECLQCHTAAAGFSLGLETAQLNGDMTYPQTGRTANQLITHDAIDTLSESLSDTPDNLPRLVNPADTSAGLDDRARAYLHTNCAQCHRPDGPTNVNLDLRYTTALADMNVCNVAPQNGDLDIGDAQLFAPGAPERSLLLQRMQRRDALGMPPLGSNIVDEAGAALIEEWIASISSCP, from the coding sequence ATGACGATCCTGACGCAGAACAAGTGCTTCCTTCCTCTTCTCTTTATACTGCTGCTCCTTGCCGGGTGCGGTGGGTCGTCAGGTTCTGACGATAATCCTGATCCCGAACCGCCTCCACCCCAGAACCCCAATCCGCCGTCTGAAGATGCCGGCCTGGATGCGCGCCCCGCTAACACGACTTGCCTCGCCCCTGAGCCGCCTTCGACGGACTCCAGTATTCAGTTAACGCGCGTCTTTAATGATTTGTCGTTTACCCGCGCGGTGGGTTTGTTACACGAGCCCGGCAACGACAATCGCTGGTATGTGATTGAGCAGGCCGGGCGGGTGCGGGTGTTTGATAATGCGGCCAGCACCAATCTGCGCACGTTTATTGATATCCAGGCGCGTGTGGACGACGGCCCCAATGAAGCGGGTTTGTTGGCCATGGCATTTCACCCGAGCTTTGCGAGCAATGGCGAAGTTTTTCTGTATTACATTCGCGATGAAGACGGTGCGCGCAGCCGCGATACGTTATCGCGCTTCACCAGCAGCGATGGCGGTCAAACGCTGGATGCGAATTCGGAAGAAATCCTGCTGAGCATCGAACATCCCTACGACAACCACTACGGTGGCCAATTGGGTTTTGATAGCGATGGTTATTTGTATTTAAGTTTGGGTGATGGTGGTTCCGGTGGTGATCCCGGTAATCGCGCGCAAACGACCAGTACGCTGTTTGGTTCAATGTTGCGTTTCGATGTGGATGGCGATGCACCTTACACAATTCCTGAAAGCAATCCCTTTGCTGGTAATGCGCTGTGTACCAATCTTGATGGCACTAACGACGCAGGCACCAATTGCCCGGAAATTTTTGCCTGGGGTTTGCGTAATCCCTGGCGGTGGAGTTTTGATTCGGCCACCGGAGAAATCTGGTTGGCGGATGTGGGGCAGAATGAAATAGAAGAAGTTAATCGCATTGCGCTGGGCGGTAATTACGGTTGGCGTTTGCGTGAAGGTGATCAGTGTTACAACCCATCCACCAATTGTGGCACTGCCGGTTTGATTGACCCGGTGGCGGTTATTCCGCAGCCGGATGCGCAATCCATTACTGGGGGTTATGTATATCGGGGCAACGATATTCCCGGCCTTGTCGGTCAATATGTGGTGGCCGATTTTGTTACCGGTCGCCTATGGACTCTGGAAGAAGATGGCGAAGGTCAATTTGCGTTGGTGTTGCTCGAAGAAACCGGCATGAACATCGCGTCCTTTGCGGAGGATATGGCGAGCGAATTGTATTTGGTTACCCACAACGGACAAATTCATCGGCTAGATCCGGCCGGTTCTGCCAGCGATAATTTCCCCCGTTTGTTGTCGCAAACCGGTTGTGTTGATGCGACAGATCCGACCCAACCCGCGAGCGGTTTAATTCCTTACACGGTCAATGCGCCTTTCTGGTCAGACGGTGCGGACAAACAGCGCTGGCTCGCTTTGCCCGATAATACCACCATTACCATCAACGGTGATCACGATTGGGAATTTCCCAACGGCAGCGTGCTGGTAAAAAATTTCCACCTGAATGAGCGCTTGATTGAAACGCGTTTGTTTATGCGGCACGACGATGGTCAGTGGGCCGGTTATTCCTATGAATGGAATGAGAGCGGCACCGACGCCGACTTGGTGTTGGGCGGTAAGGTTGTCGATGTGGAAGGGCAGTCGTGGATTTATCCCAGTAGCAGTGAGTGTCTGCAATGTCATACAGCGGCGGCCGGTTTCAGTCTCGGCCTTGAAACCGCGCAATTAAATGGCGATATGACTTATCCGCAAACCGGGCGCACCGCTAATCAATTAATTACTCATGATGCTATTGATACATTGAGCGAGTCTTTGAGCGATACCCCGGATAATTTGCCACGCTTGGTGAATCCCGCCGATACATCCGCTGGATTGGATGACCGAGCGCGCGCCTATTTGCATACCAATTGTGCGCAGTGCCATCGCCCTGATGGACCCACCAATGTCAATCTGGATTTGCGTTACACCACGGCGCTGGCGGATATGAATGTTTGTAACGTAGCGCCGCAAAACGGTGACCTTGATATTGGAGATGCACAACTGTTCGCGCCCGGTGCGCCGGAGCGTTCGTTGTTGCTGCAACGCATGCAGCGCCGCGATGCCCTGGGTATGCCGCCCTTGGGTAGCAATATCGTTGATGAAGCGGGTGCGGCGTTGATCGAAGAATGGATCGCCAGTATCAGCAGTTGCCCATAA